The DNA sequence ATCACGaacaattttattatattgGGAGCTCATCAGAGAGCCATTTACAGAATATTCACTTCTCTTATAACATGGCTTACGGCGGTGGTGGATTCGCCATTAGCTATCCATTAGCAAAGGAGCTGGCGAAAATGCAAGACAGGTGTATTCAGAGGTACCCTGGTTTGTACGGCTCAGATGATCGGATGCAAGCTTGTATGGCCGAACTCGGCGTCCCTCTCACCAAGGAACCAGGATTTCACCAGGTtagatttgtttttttattttttaattttaatttattttttttatggattTCCATTTTCATTTCAAGTTTCAAGCTTTCATGTTTATTTTTGTCAGAAACAGGGGAacataaaattgaattaaacaataaaaaagaaagaactCTTCATAGAAGAGAATTACTGTGATGATTaaaaattagtgtttaattaggaaacaattaatcaATCACTCTTAGTATTATGTCAGAGATTAAagattatatttttagaatttagaatatcatttatatgaaACTAAATGGGGTAGTCACTAGTAGAGAAGTTTATTATTCGagtatattataataattaataatgtgtATAACAAATGGTATATTGGTTATAACAAAAGGTGAGAGTTTTAAGCCAGCTCTGTTATTAGTTGCTAAATAATGGTTTTGGTTagaaatttattatataatatataatattacatTTAAAAGTGACACTTTAATaacattttttctttattaattcagaaaaattaaattagttaaaAGTTATCTTATTgagaattaaatatattattaatttttagaattGGCAGTGATCAAATTTtggaataaaattaaaataataatcagaATGTTTTACATAATTGCATATTGACTTTATTATAGATTAAATATGATGTAATTTATGTAACTAAAATACTAAAGTTATTGGTTTacctacaaaaaaaaatatttgttgaCCACGGACGACCGTCCAATATGTTGGATACGAagttagaaattaaaaaaaccaAGGTCCATGGCGGTGGAGTGAACAAATCACCAAAGGCTATGAGTCAATATAACAAAATTTCTTTATAATATCGCAACCAAAACCTTATACGTGGACACCTACGGTTCGAACCACATCTACCTTCTCCACTTCCATATCCGTCCCTTATTTTATTTCGTTTTGCTATATTCTTCTGACCGCTAATCACGCTTATCTCCCACGTGCATCATACCCATGTGTCACGTGATCCCTATATTGTGTTGCCTTTTGCATCAAATGTTGGGTGCTTCTtccaagcaaaaaaaaaaaatcgattaTTGCTAGTGGACATTAGTACTAGTAGTGTCTAATTTTATGTATAAGTGTAAAGATTAGCtatgaaaaatttacaaaaatattaaaattatgttaatttttataaaaatactctcacacgaattttttttaaaaaatattgtgtttttataaaacaccagtaaaatacaaaacaaaacaactcaaaacaacagtagaataaTCAAAAAATACTTGTAGAACAATAGTAAAAACTGAACACAGTATACTGCcgtattaaatttataaaaaatatagtaaaaatgtaaaaaataccgtctagcaatatttttgtaaaaaaataataaaaattagtatactatgtaaatttatattagttattaatatttttttattaaattatataatttaatatttaattaaactaataattatattatttttgctACCAACATTTCAGTTTCCCAATGCTATGTACTGTGAAGTGTGTAGGCTACGTTTAAGTATGCCATTGGGCATTGGCTAAACGACCATATTTTTGTGCTTAATGAATATTCAATTTCTACCTGTCTTCTTGCCCCATTTATTTCAatcttttgattttatttttgtacTTTTGAGTACCACGTGGCACAAATTGAGTACATAAATCATTCTGAAGGGAAGTTTTTAACGCATTGAAAGGCACTTTCAGATTCAGTAGttatcaaaaaaaattgaaaaatagaaAGGCAAGGCGCTCACAGTAAATCTTCAAAGaacttaattaaattttcaacttaTCTACCGAACCTCTTAAATTCAGATTTTACTTCGACCCATGACTTTATTATTCTTGGCTACCTTTTCAACTTTGTAATTGTAATAATGAACCCTATAGACTAGTCAATCCAATTAATCTACCAAAAATGGTTTAAcctcaatttttttctctttcttgaGAATAAGATTGCCTCCAACTCCATTTTGAATGGATTAAAATACAAGTTACATAACTGCGTCAATCTTGACATTgtaaaataagtatatatatatatatatagaacatCTGAAGTAGAAAGCTGAAATCGGTAGTACTTGTAGGAAAATAAAGCAGTTTCTtgctaataataataacaatgattataaaataaataaaaaattaagcagtTAGTCATTGTTTGTAAAAATGTAGGGGTAGTTTACTTTACTTTATTAAAGAGGTGAAATTCACCTTTACAGGTTTTAATAGGCAAAGATGgtgaacattttttttttgttattattactattattattgttattatcttTCTTCTGTGTACGTGTAACAAGTTGCTTCTATTAGAATGTGTACTACTATGTAAATTAGAAATAAATGAAAATCAATAATGCATTTATTTGcctgtattaattattattgtttcgTTATTACTGATTAAATCCGCGACCTagattttattgtatttattaaattttgattCAGTCGCAATCAACTTGAGAATCTGGGTGGTTAAGCAGCTATTTCCTTATAATCCTTGTTTAATACAGCCTTTTTCTAGCTTTAAAGCACTTAATTCAACAGTAACCGCGGTTATTCAGATAAAGAAAGTCgataaataatttatgattgACTGAAGCACTTGAACTTCATTACTCTTCAATTCAACTTGATGGTAGAACCTCCACTCATCTCGGCTATTATCTTTGCATGCAGTTTGATGTGTACGGCAGTTTATTTGGGCTTCTTACGGCCCATCCAATCGCTCCTCTAGTCTCATTACACCACCTAGACGTAGTCCAGCCCATATTCCCAAACACAAATCGGGTAAAAGCCTTGGAAAGGCTGAAAGGCCCAATGGAGCTGGACTCAGCTGGGCTAATGCAACAGTCCATTTGCTACGACAAGAGGCGGAGCTGGACCGTATCAGTGTCTTGGGGTTACGCGGTTCAAATATTTCGAGGGATTTTTTCGGTGCGTGACATGGAAATGCCAGCTAGGACGTTCCTTAATTGGTACCAAAGAGCTGACTACACTGGCTACGCCTTCAACACCCGCCCTTTCAGCAGgaacacttgtcaaaaacccTTTCCCTATTACTTGGCCAACTCTACTTTCCACCCGGAATCGAACCGCACCACTACCGTCTATGTTCTCAATCGGGCATCCAACATGACCTGCCCATGGAAAATGCCTGATCCTTCTCGGATCCACACCATCGAGGTTCGCAAAAGACCCGACCCAGATATGTGGAATAaggtaattttctttttattattttttttttataaatgtagtctttttttagtttatcccaaaatatttatttgtttaacctcaatatgtgtttttatttaggCTCCAAGGAGGAATTGTTGCAGAATATTGCCATCAAAGAAGACAGGCAGTATGATAATTGATGTTGGAGTTTGCAATGAAGATGAAGTTGTGGAATTACGGTGAAAGATATTTAAATGTAGAAGTAGAGAGCAtgcttctatttttcttttttaaattatttttttttctctcttcagagtttttctttcttttatatatatctaGTGTACCACACGTCCTAAGATTTGATTACACAACCATAGATTCGAAAAAAATCTTTTTACCAAAGTGAACCTCCAAAGTTTATTAGAGAAGCGCTAGAGGGCACAGAATGAGGAGTTCGATTATGCAATTATACCCACTAGATGGAGTTTATCCCTTCACTTTCTATTCAATCCATATCAAAGTTTTAAAATGACCCTAATAATGAGTATTAACATATAATAATCAAATTCGATCACTAGAAACATCAGTTTGATTAATTAACGGCAAATAATACATGTTGTGGAGTGCTCAATTATCCTCAAAAGATCCGTCCCTATATAAAGTGGAATTCAATGTGACCAAAGGCACTAATATATGAGGCTTAAAGATTGAGGTTTGACAGGTACGTAGCACcattattttcaataaaaaaaaaaaataacatgaaattggAAAATCCAAAAaggtaaaaactaaaaagtgtTAGATTCGAGTTGTTTGGTCTATTATTCTTCAATTAATTGCTGGCTTatctagttgagtttgaattGGAAGACCCAATAATAAAGGACAGCTGCCGAAGATGAGTATTGAGTATCACTGAACTTTTAATTTCGGCAACAGTTAATTAAGACATgataaaaacaataaattacTGTGGTTTGGTTATTAATCCCGTGCCAAAACAAGACAAGCATTGTCCATACTCCATTACTAACATAAGAAACGACATTGGAAAGGGTAGCGTTTGAGGTGTTAGTTGGTTCAATTAAAAGGAGGTTATGCCGTATTGGGTGAGTTAAGTGACTTCGTCAACACGTGTTTAGCTTAGACAATTCTTCATCAGACGTCGTCGTTCCCAGCCTGTAATATTCGTACGTGTGGACCCCAACTCGCTCCAGTGTCGACTCAATAACTCATACATTTCTCCTTTATTCCAATCCAAACCCCCAAAACCCAGACGAAATTCCCCAACAGACTCTCTATCTCTCTAATGGAGTTTCGGTACAGAAACTTCGTCATCTCTCTACTCCTCCTGTCACTCTCGTTCCCACCTTCTTTCTCCTACTTGCGGTTCTCTCCGGTCGACAACCACCTCGTAAACTGCGGCTCCGTAGAGACCACCATCGTCGACAATCGTCTATACTCCAGCGACTGGTCTAACCGAAATTTACCATTCTGCCCCTCGGATCGGTCTGTTGCCCTCAGAAATGAAAATTCATTCGCCGGTTCCTCCCCACTGTACGACACAGCTAGGGTTTTCGAGAAGCCTTCGGAGTACAAATTCGAGATCAGAGAGAAAGGGATCCACATGGTACGTCtccattttcaaaaattcaattcCTCAAAATTCGATTTCGGTAGCGCTCAATTTCACGTTCTTGTTGATAAATACGTCGTTTTGAGCAACTTTAATGGCGGTAATTCAGCTGAAACCCCTTTGATCAAGGAATACCTCATTCGTGTTGATGCCGAAAAACTTCTAATTAGGTTTTTTCCCACTGATTCTTCAAAATTCGCGTTTGTGAACGCGATCGAGGTGATTTCTGCTCCGAAGGACCTCGTCCCTAATACTTCCTTGTCCCTAAACTCTAATGAAAACGTGAATTTCGATAGCTGGTCTAACCAAGCTCTCGAAGTCGTTTACAGAGTCAACGTTGGAGGTCCTAAGGTGACACCATATAACGACACTCTTTGGAGAACATGGGTTGTCGATGATGAGTATCTGGAGTCGAGTTCCGGAACGGAGAGGGTGTATTTCGGTGGCCGAATCAAGTACCAGACTGGATTTGCAAGCCGCGAAATTGGACCGGATAACGTGTACAAGAGCGCAAGATTGATCCGCAGCACCAACGGTTCGATCCCGAACCTTAACATGACATGGGTTTTCCCGGTGGCCGGAGAAGGATACAATTACCTTGTCCGATTGCATTTCTGTGATATTGCTAGTATCTCACTTGAGCTTCTCTTCTTCAATGTTTATGTAAATGGGAAACTAGCATTGGAGAACTTGGATTTATCAAGTGCCACAAACGAAATGCTGGCCTCTCCGTACTATGCAGACATAGTTGTTGCTGGTTCAGATATTTCTGGTGCTTTGAATGTGAGTGTTGGACCTTCGAAGGACAGCATGCCGTATGTCATTGATGGTATCCTTAATGGGGTTGAGATCTTGAAGTTGAGTAACTCAATGGGCAGTTTTGATGGTCTTGATTCTGCTGATGTTGTTTTGAGTCTTTGGCCAGGCAGAACTGGTCTTTTGATACCTTTAGTTGCTGCTGTGTTATTGGTTATGAGTTTATCTATTGTTTTGCGTAGAAAGATTATTGAGACAAAGGAGTCTCTTGGGTGGTCGAAATTGCCTGTGAATGTCTCAGAATTTGATGCCAAACTTGGCGTTTGAGCCAGCAAAAGAAGGCTGTTCGTCGTGAAAACG is a window from the Cannabis sativa cultivar Pink pepper isolate KNU-18-1 chromosome 1, ASM2916894v1, whole genome shotgun sequence genome containing:
- the LOC115706426 gene encoding probable receptor-like protein kinase At5g24010 — protein: MEFRYRNFVISLLLLSLSFPPSFSYLRFSPVDNHLVNCGSVETTIVDNRLYSSDWSNRNLPFCPSDRSVALRNENSFAGSSPLYDTARVFEKPSEYKFEIREKGIHMVRLHFQKFNSSKFDFGSAQFHVLVDKYVVLSNFNGGNSAETPLIKEYLIRVDAEKLLIRFFPTDSSKFAFVNAIEVISAPKDLVPNTSLSLNSNENVNFDSWSNQALEVVYRVNVGGPKVTPYNDTLWRTWVVDDEYLESSSGTERVYFGGRIKYQTGFASREIGPDNVYKSARLIRSTNGSIPNLNMTWVFPVAGEGYNYLVRLHFCDIASISLELLFFNVYVNGKLALENLDLSSATNEMLASPYYADIVVAGSDISGALNVSVGPSKDSMPYVIDGILNGVEILKLSNSMGSFDGLDSADVVLSLWPGRTGLLIPLVAAVLLVMSLSIVLRRKIIETKESLGWSKLPVNVSEFDAKLGV
- the LOC115706425 gene encoding uncharacterized protein LOC115706425, which translates into the protein MKNSQNNPETFHTTWAMTKLMVFFLLIFLTYISYSIKFVTHSSNCKERKTLIFTQHPQSIAIFNSDPPPPIEPLKTNISHIIFGIAASAKLWNQRKNYIKLWWKPDRMRGVVWLDKAVKTRSEDELSLPPLKISSNTTKFKYKNPKGHRSAIRISRIISETLRLGETEGVRWFVMGDDDTVFVADNLVRVLQKYDHEQFYYIGSSSESHLQNIHFSYNMAYGGGGFAISYPLAKELAKMQDRCIQRYPGLYGSDDRMQACMAELGVPLTKEPGFHQFDVYGSLFGLLTAHPIAPLVSLHHLDVVQPIFPNTNRVKALERLKGPMELDSAGLMQQSICYDKRRSWTVSVSWGYAVQIFRGIFSVRDMEMPARTFLNWYQRADYTGYAFNTRPFSRNTCQKPFPYYLANSTFHPESNRTTTVYVLNRASNMTCPWKMPDPSRIHTIEVRKRPDPDMWNKAPRRNCCRILPSKKTGSMIIDVGVCNEDEVVELR